The genomic segment TGCACCTGCTTCTCTATTCTCTAACTTATCCATACCGCTTACATCATATCTACCCCATCTAGTAGCAGAAGCAGATTGAATCTTATCAGGATTATCTACAGGAACAATACCACCAGATGTAGCTAGAGCTACTGTAGCCTCACTTAAATCTTCAATTGGATCAGCAATTGGTACTTTATCAATTTTAGGCATTGGTAATTCACTCTTGAACTCTTCACCATTTATCTTCTTCAATAACATATCCATAGCTCTATCAGCAGCAGGCGTTTCATCTTCTAGCCAAACCTGATGTCTCTTCCCTCTAATGTAAATTCCTTTTTCTTCTGCAGTAAGACCTGTTTCTCCAGCTAAAAATTTATTTCCAAGTTCAGCCATCTTGGTCATATCATCCTTCATTTTAGCTGCACTTTGACCGCCTGGCAAGATATCAACATCTTTTTTAAACATATCAACACCAGGGTTTTCTTCGTTCATAGAAGAAATAACAGGTACACCAAATTTCTCTTTTACAGCTTTACAGATTACACCACAAGCATTACCATATCGTCCTGCTTGAAAAGCTGGTCCAGCAAAGAAGATATCAAAGTCTTTATCTTCTAAAAAACCTAATATAGTATCTACAGCTTCTTCTTCATTTGATCCCATAAAGTTATCTCCACAAATAACTGTATGACTTACTTCTGCA from the Acetohalobium arabaticum DSM 5501 genome contains:
- the grdH gene encoding betaine reductase selenoprotein B, giving the protein MKKAILYLNQFFGQIGGEDKADFAPVIKEGQVGAGMLLNNLLEDAEVSHTVICGDNFMGSNEEEAVDTILGFLEDKDFDIFFAGPAFQAGRYGNACGVICKAVKEKFGVPVISSMNEENPGVDMFKKDVDILPGGQSAAKMKDDMTKMAELGNKFLAGETGLTAEEKGIYIRGKRHQVWLEDETPAADRAMDMLLKKINGEEFKSELPMPKIDKVPIADPIEDLSEATVALATSGGIVPVDNPDKIQSASATRWGRYDVSGMDKLENREAGAFKTIHAGYDPAAANEDPNRVLPLDALRAYEKEGKIGKVDDYFYATVGTGTAEVEAARMGQEMVEEMQRDGVDAVILTSNUGTCTRCGATIVKEIEKAGIPIVQMANLIPVAKTVGANRMVPTISIPYPLGDPGTSEEEQWKLRYHRVGVALDALTTDVEEQTVFSVDI